CTGTTTCTCAGGGTGTAAAGAGCTCACCGACATCATCGGACCCGTGCTGGGGGACAAGCTGCAGTTGGAGGAGGGGAAGCGGACAGAGGTGTTCGCTGAGCAGCTCAGGTAAGGAGGGCTCCATgtgggaggctggagggaagCTGAGGGCATCTCTGACTTGGGGCAGCAACGGGCCTGGGCCAGGAGAAGGGCAGAAACGGTCATGGCAGGCACGTTACACAAATAGTTGTAACACCATTAAGGCCACAGTAATTGGTAGATTATGGACTCCTGTGACTCAGAGCCCcagcttctctttttaaaaaacatgtcaACGTCATCAAATTCAAGTGGACAGTTCATGGCATTTAGCACGTTCACGATGTTGTGAGTTCGCCCCCTCATTTCTATCTGACACCGTCACGACCTTCCTGACCACAGCGTGTCATCCCTTCTTTTAGAACACACGGTCATCTTAACCCCGCCGTTCTCCTGAGCTTGCCAGTTCCCGCCAGCTGATTACGTGATTACGTTCATGCTTCTGTGTCGGAGCCATGTCCATTCAGTGCATGATGCACTGTATGTGGTTTTACCAGAAATTGAGTGTGCCCTAAGTGAGAAGCTCAAGGGACGTCTCTCTGATGTGTGTTTAGGAAGACACCTGGCTTTTTACAGACACAGAAGATACAAGGGATGTCAAGGAGGCTCACAGGAGCGCCCTCTGATAGAGGAGGCCTTGTTTTACCTTCTTTCTCTGCCACAGGCAGATCGCCACACACATGCCCAAATTCGGCTTCCAGGACTCCTTGGGGAAGTTCTCCCAGAAGTCTCCACAAAAGCTCTTCTAATCTTTGCTTCAACTCTGCATTTACAAATTTTCTCTGTCCCACACTAGGCAATGTCATATCCTAATTAAAGATCATGCTAAAGAGCTGACCCGGTTGTATCAAAAGTTACGGGGAGGGACAGATATTTCTGAACGCCTCAATGAGCACCTCGAGGACCGCCTCACCCACCATGACCCTGAGCATTCTCGAGGGCAGGGTTTCCAAGAGCAGCTGCCTGAGGGAGGCAGGCTGGCCAAGCGCCTTGCCCGAAAGCTCAGTTCAGGTAAGGCGGCCGCAGGCCCTGATTGCACTAGGCCGCTCCAAGGTCCTGGGCTCACAGGAGACTCCCCACCTGCCCTTACACTGTTTGCAGCAGCTGTCCTTATGAATTTAGGGACACATAAGCCCACTGTGTGTCTAGTGCTGATGTGGGACATAGTTGACAGgacatttctgaatttatttgcAGAAAATTATGACGATGAGGaggatgaagaaaaacaagaaacactCACCCCCAGGTGACCATGAGTATTCAGGCACCGGTAATGTGTGGGTAAAAATGGACAgggcaaggatgcctgggtggctcagtggtttggcgtgaTCCCgctgtcccgggatcgagttctgcactgggctccccatggggagcctgcttctctctctgcctgtttctctgcctctctttctgtgtctctcatgaataaataaatagcatcttttttaaaaaaaaatgcacagggCCTCCGAAAGGACTCTAAGTGAAGTCTAGAGAGTCTCGCGTGCCAGATGCAAGAAGCAAAACTAGACATGGAAACAATGGATGGCCCCGTTAACTTGGTCGTCTGTTGTCTCTGTGGTACTTGTAAGATCAAGATGAATTCACTAGCCTTAAGATGCCCTGTAGCTACAAAATACCCATTCTTTCCTCTAAATGAACACGAGGAAGAGGTGCATATCTATTTCCTACACAATTCTCTAAGGTCCTTGGTGGGCAGGTGAGTAGCAAAGGAATTGGTAAGCAGACAACCGGCAAAATGAAAAACCAAGAGAAGCACTTAACCCAAACTTGCAGTGTCATGTGACACTATTATTACCATGGTGCCTAGAAGGCACAAATTTCTCCAGTCTGCGAGGACTCCAGAGCTGTAGCCGCCTGATCAATCTATGTTAAAGCCCACACAACCCAGGCACGTGGTGGTTGCCCCTGGCCTGGTCTCCATCTCTGCTTCACGTTGGGACTGTACCATACTGGGATGGCTGGCTCTCATTCCTAGTCAGTCCCTCGGTGACCGGTGCACTGAGtatctgctgctgctgctctgccaTCCCTTGGCAGCCACACTCTGTCTCTTACTGGATGGATCGCTTCTTCCCTCTCAAGGCAATGCCCCCCTCACCGCCCCCGCTACGCTTCTTGTGACCACTCCCTGTAACTCCACTCAAAACCACTTAGGAAGCCATGGTGTGGGATCCTCTTGGTCCGATCTTCTGTCATTCCTGTCCTACCTCCCACAGCCTGGAGCAGCAGGAAGTTGAAAAGAAGGGGATCCTCCAGGACCCACCGGATGAATGTGTTTTGACTCCTTCAATTCTCCAAGACGGGAGTGAGAGCCACCAGGCTTCATAATGATTATTGGGAGGAAGAAGACCAAGGCCAGATATGCCCCCAGGTAACTCTGAAGAATCGTGGGCTTTAATTTGGTGGTGACATCTGGTGATCTCGGATCCAGGGAAATCTAGACAGTGCTACACGTACCTGTTTCACCCATTCAGACACCCACACAATGATCCGCTAGCCCTGTTCTCTGTTTCACTATGGTACTCGTACAGGCCCCTTTGTTGATCCTTCTCAAATGTGGGAAAATAGAGTTCACTGATGCAGGATGCTAAGCAATCACAGGATGTCTTGCACTCTCACAGTCTCTCTTTGTGTTGGGTCCAGCCCGAGACGCCCATCTGTCTCTGCCAGTTTGTCATTACAACATTGGCAAGAACTCATGGCAAAGACAGTATTTAGGAAAAAATTCATGCCTCAGTATTTAGGGAAGTAGGCCTTGGACACAGGAGCTTTCTAGGAATCTACCATGCTGCCGGAGCCTGGGGTTCTGATGGTGCTTTCTGTCACTTTCAACAAAATGTTTGCAAACGTCTTGGTGctggttttattgttttctgagtGTTCTGTATGTGGTAACTGTTGTGCACTGGGTGGTTCAAACTCCTTCCCCATAAGCTCCCATTCTGCTGTGAGCACTTCCCTGATCTATCCCCAGCGCATCCACACTCTGGCCCCAGATGGAGGCAGACTGGTTCATGTCCCTTTATGGGGACTTCCCATTTGTTTTCTGTCACCACTCCCTCCTCCCTACCACCAAGACCAGCTGGGACTCCCTGTTGACTCAACCTTCTTCTTGCATCTTCCAGTACTCCCTGGAACACGAGGCTCCACAGGGAGCTGCCAGTGGCAGAAGAGAATGAAGTCCCACAGGACTCACTGGATGAATCTTATTGGACTCCTTCAGTGGCCATGACCTGCCAGACGCCTGCAGGCCTTATACAAGTGCCTCATTCACATCTGATAAGCAGGAACTCTTCTTGGGTCTTGATGTGGACGGTAAGTACTCCCATTGTGAGGGCCAGAAAGTTCCTGGGGAGGCCCCAGAGAGCCTCTCTGCTTTCTATCCAACCACCTAAATAGGCTGAGAGATGCAAGCTTGCCAACAGGCCTTGTAGACTCATACTGGTTTTTTTGAACTCTGCTCctggatttaattttaaaaacactggggcacccaggtggctctgttggttaagtgtccaactcttgatctcagctcaggtcttaatctcagggttgtgaggcaagtcccatgttgggctccacactgggtatggagcctccTTAAATAAGAAAAGGCATCATATGGGTCAGacaacttctctttccttctgtcccagACTACCCTCTGCCGCCTGCGCCCTCACTATTGTGCAGTGCAGGCATTGGTACCAagacaggagagaggagaaatgagGGAAAAAGGCAAAAACCTAGCCGCCACTATGTcacctggagacacctgggtaacagacctctttcttttttttttttttaatttttatttatttatgatagtcacacagagagagagagagaggcagagacacaggcagagggagaagcaggctccatgcaccgggagcccgatgtgggattcgatcctgggtctccaggatcgcgccctgggccaaaggcaggcgccaaaccgctgcgccacccagggatccccagacctcTTTCTTTTATCAACTAGAGTCTTCTGCTACTCATGAAATTCTATTGCCAGTTGCGTTGCTTCCTATAATCTCTCCTGCTGTCCACACAGGTTTGCAGTCAGCTCCATATTTGCACCATCTATTATATTTTTGCTGATCCCAAAGATTTGCTCCTGAGCTGCCCTCTGTAGCATTTAGATAGAAGATCCTGAGCACCCAGCCCTGCCTGTACCCTGTGGTTTCAGTGAAGCTAAGGCTCTAGCTCTGGTTTTTCATCCCCATGGATGGAGTACTTTGCACCCTCTGTGCAGCATCACTGATTTTTCCACGTGTGGATATGGTTTCAGTCAGGTATCTACTCTCTGTGCACCATGTCGTGTAAATGATCAGTGGCCTGTGCACCTAGGGTGGGTATTGGCCTCAGCACAGGCGATCCCCTCTCCATAATCTTCAGAAAAGTGCTGCCTGCTGAGCAAGACCCCCTTGGGGGCCCTGTCACACAAGCGTGCAGAGTAAAACCCATTTCCCATTTGTTCCCTCTCGGGCTATTTTTTGGACTTCCCTTCTGGGAGAGTATTTGGATTGTTAGCAGAATTTCTTTGCTCTTCAGATCACCCGAGGGCCCACATGGCAGGGAGGAGGCACGGCTCCGACTGAAGCTGACCTGCTCTGGCGTGAGGGTGTTGCAAGTGTCTGGTTAGCCCCCTTTCTGAGAACACATACTCCCTTCACAGTGGAAACCTGAGTGTGTTTGATCACGGAGTGCTGCCCACACCTCCCTGAAGGGTGTGTGATGCTGGGACTGGGTGCTTTGTGCCCTCCCTGAAGACCCACAGAGTCTGACCCTGGAGCACTTCTGGCCCTGGAATCTCCTAAGGGACTCAGACCTCTGCTACATTCCTTACAGCTGTCAGCGCCTCCTCCGGGTGGCAATAGAACATACaggtggggtgggtggaagggCAGTCAAAAATTATACATGAGAAAGTTCCAAAGGCTCCAGAGCCAAGAAAGGTGCTCCTGACTTGGTCCATGGTACTTTTTCCCAAGTCCCTTTTCTAGTGGTACCTGAAGCCTCAAGGCCAAACGTCTTCCGTTGTTCTGTTATCTTTCGGGTACACACTGACACCTGCTTCTCCCCGTGCCCCCAGGCCTCTCTAGAATGTTTTCTGTAGGCTATAGGACGAAGGTTACAGGATAATAAGCATGAGTTCCTGCGCCCATCTAAAGGCCCTCTGGAGTCAAGGAGGTGATTT
This genomic stretch from Canis lupus dingo isolate Sandy chromosome 17, ASM325472v2, whole genome shotgun sequence harbors:
- the LOC112664086 gene encoding putative neuroblastoma breakpoint family member 5 yields the protein MASRSRSGPRNTWPSEDEGCKELTDIIGPVLGDKLQLEEGKRTEVFAEQLRQCHILIKDHAKELTRLYQKLRGGTDISERLNEHLEDRLTHHDPEHSRGQGFQEQLPEGGRLAKRLARKLSSENYDDEEDEEKQETLTPSLEQQEVEKKGILQDPPDECVLTPSILQDGSESHQAS